GTAGAATTGCGAGCGGTTGGCTGCGAGCTGCGCCTGCAGCCCGTCGAACACCGACTTCGGCAGGCCGCCGGGATTGGCCGCCGTCTGCACCATCAGGGGCGGCACCGCGCTGAGGATCGCGGCCTTCGCGACCCGGCTCTCGCCGTGACGGGCGATGTAATGCACGACTTCGCCGCCGCCGGTGGAATGGCCGACATGGACGGCGTTCTTCAGATCGAGATGCGCGGTGACGGCAGCGAGGTCGTCGGCGTAGTGGTCCATGTCGTGGCCGTCGGCGACCTGGGCGGAGCGGCCGTGGCCGCGGCGGTCATGGGCGACGACGCGGAAGCCGTGACCCACGAAGAACAGCATCTGCGCGTCCCAGTCGTCCGACGACAGCGGCCAGCCATGGCTGAACACGATCGGCTGACCCGAACCCCAATCCTTGTAGAAGATGTCGACGCCGTCTTTGGTGGTGATGGTGGGCATTTGATTGCTCCTTTTGTTGCCAATGCGTCATTCCGGGGCACGCGAAGCGTGAACCCGGAATCCAGAGATTAGATTGCGAGATTCCGGGTTCGACGCTGCGCGTCGTCCCGGAATGACGAGGTGTTGTCAGATCAGGCGAACGTGACCGGCCTGAACCGGCGCCAGGCGCCGATGATCATCACGGCGAAGAACACCAGCACGATGCCCTGCACCGCCGCGAACACCGGCCCGGACGGCGGGTTCGGCGGCACCGCCGGCGCCAGCGCCTGCAGCGCCGGCACCTTGAGGAAGCTCTGGATGACGAGCACGAAGACGTTGAGATAGAGCGAGACCATCGCGGTCACGATATAGATCGGGCGCCAGGCGCCCTTGAGCTGCATCGCATACAGCGCGATGCAGGCGATCGCGAGCAGCACCAGCGAGAGTGCGCCGATGATATGTGACGGTAGCAGCTTCTCGGTCACCAAGGGCGGGATCACGAAGCCGGTGGCGCTGGTCAGGATCGTGAACAGGAGGAAGATCGAAGTCAGCCCGGGCATCGCGCGCGAGCCGAGCAGGCCGAACATCACGATGACGCCAGCGACAATTCCGATCAGGCTGATAATGACGTGCACAAGCACCAGCGTCGTCATGTGGAGCACTCCCCGTTGAGAACCCGCACCACGTTACGATGCGTCCTTGAAAATTGCTA
This Bradyrhizobium sp. CCBAU 53421 DNA region includes the following protein-coding sequences:
- a CDS encoding alpha/beta fold hydrolase is translated as MPTITTKDGVDIFYKDWGSGQPIVFSHGWPLSSDDWDAQMLFFVGHGFRVVAHDRRGHGRSAQVADGHDMDHYADDLAAVTAHLDLKNAVHVGHSTGGGEVVHYIARHGESRVAKAAILSAVPPLMVQTAANPGGLPKSVFDGLQAQLAANRSQFYRDLPAGPFYGYNRPGAKPSEAVIQNWWRQGMMGGAKAHYDGIVAFSQTDFTEDLKKINVPVLVMHGDDDQIVPYADSAPLSAKLLKNGTLKTYKGFPHGMPTTEAETINRDLLAFIKG